One genomic window of Stigmatella ashevillena includes the following:
- a CDS encoding class II 3-deoxy-7-phosphoheptulonate synthase encodes MLNPNWTPGSWREKPVKHMPDDYPDARELARVEGELSRLPPLVFAEETRRLTAALGQVAEGKAFLLQGGDCAESFKEFTTDNVRDSLRLILQMAMVLTFSGGRPVVKVGRIAGQFAKPRSGATETIEGVTLPAYRGDIINGMDFEPGERKPDPTRLLKAYHQSSDTLGLLRLFSQGGYADLLNMHRWTFDFVADSVQGGQYRKLADKILESLRFMSALHVSPGQQMPLNRVDMFTSHEALLLNYEEAMTRADPVSGDWYDSSAHMLWIGERTRQLDGGHVEFMRGIQNPIGLKCGPTMEPEDLLRLIDLLNPEAIPGKLTLIGRFGADKIAERLPRLMAATKRHGSPVVWSTDPMHGNTLKARNGYKTRPFDRILSEVKTFVQVATSEGVHPGGLHLEMTGQNVTECLGGAQEVTEDDLSSRYHTHCDPRLNANQALQLAFLVADKLQSLRVPEVWAAATTDSLTEMSGKGYHAAPK; translated from the coding sequence GTGTTGAACCCAAATTGGACTCCTGGCTCCTGGAGAGAGAAGCCCGTCAAGCACATGCCGGACGACTACCCCGATGCCCGTGAACTCGCGCGCGTCGAAGGGGAGCTGTCACGTCTTCCCCCTCTGGTGTTCGCGGAGGAGACCCGCCGGTTGACCGCCGCGCTCGGACAGGTCGCCGAGGGCAAGGCCTTCCTGCTCCAGGGAGGAGACTGCGCGGAGAGCTTCAAGGAATTCACGACGGACAATGTCCGCGACAGCTTGCGGCTGATCCTCCAGATGGCCATGGTGCTGACCTTCTCGGGAGGCCGCCCCGTGGTGAAGGTCGGCCGGATCGCCGGCCAGTTCGCCAAGCCGCGCAGTGGCGCCACCGAAACCATCGAGGGCGTCACGCTGCCTGCCTATCGTGGCGACATCATCAACGGCATGGATTTCGAGCCCGGCGAGCGCAAGCCCGATCCCACACGGCTGCTCAAGGCCTATCACCAATCCTCGGATACCCTGGGCCTGCTGCGCCTCTTCTCCCAGGGCGGTTATGCGGACCTGCTCAACATGCACCGCTGGACCTTCGACTTCGTCGCGGACAGCGTCCAGGGCGGCCAGTACCGGAAGCTGGCGGACAAGATCCTCGAGTCCCTGCGCTTCATGAGCGCGCTGCACGTGAGCCCCGGCCAGCAGATGCCCCTCAACCGGGTGGACATGTTCACCAGCCACGAAGCGCTGCTGCTGAACTACGAAGAGGCCATGACCCGGGCCGATCCTGTCTCGGGAGACTGGTACGACAGCTCCGCCCACATGTTGTGGATTGGCGAGCGGACGCGCCAGCTCGACGGAGGCCACGTGGAATTCATGCGTGGCATTCAGAACCCCATTGGCCTGAAATGCGGGCCGACGATGGAGCCCGAGGATCTGCTGCGGCTCATCGATCTCCTGAACCCCGAGGCCATTCCTGGCAAGCTGACGCTCATCGGCCGGTTTGGAGCAGACAAGATCGCAGAGCGTCTGCCCCGGTTGATGGCCGCCACCAAGCGCCATGGAAGCCCCGTCGTCTGGTCGACCGACCCCATGCATGGCAATACGCTCAAGGCCCGCAACGGGTACAAGACCCGGCCCTTCGACCGCATTCTGTCCGAGGTGAAGACATTCGTTCAGGTCGCCACCTCCGAGGGCGTTCACCCCGGAGGGCTGCACCTGGAGATGACGGGCCAGAACGTCACCGAGTGCCTGGGCGGCGCGCAGGAGGTCACCGAAGACGACCTGTCCAGCCGATACCACACGCATTGCGATCCGCGGCTCAACGCCAACCAGGCCTTGCAGCTGGCCTTCCTGGTGGCGGACAAGCTCCAGTCTCTGCGGGTCCCCGAAGTCTGGGCGGCGGCCACGACAGACTCCTTGACAGAGATGTCTGGAAAGGGGTACCACGCGGCACCGAAATGA
- the mxcH gene encoding TonB-dependent siderophore myxochelin receptor MxcH, which yields MPKLLEFVEAAYPAQAKQDRLEAKVALRLTLDAQGTVTTAEVLGPIGHGFDEAAREAALRFRFEPAKRNGTPVPSRIVYPYEFRLPPPPPSGTQDSSPPAATEPSDSSFEETIEVTDAGESVAQRRRQSAEAVQVLEVGTVQREAVDLGEALARTEGVSVRRTGGLGSTSRFSLAGFTDEQIRFFIDGVPLELAGYGAGLANVPVNLIQRAETYNGVVPIRFGADALGGAVHLETDQDFQGTRASASYELGSYDTHRLTASVRHLHEPTGFLFRANGYFDDTQNDYLVDVNAVAADGSGRPLRVRVHRFHDAYRAGGAGIETGFVDQSWARRLLLRIFTGTYDKELQNDVEMSNPYGEVEYGETSGGATLRFEQIFSNGLSANVIAGYTYRRNHFTDLSKCVYDWYGRCVFVRDGQPGVIEDRPVERVIGQHTGFARLNLGWNVTPLQKLRLSLAPTVVDRAGEDRQLQAAQQLDPLDGERNLFNLVSGVEYELDAFEDRLENILFVKDYLQRAYGEKPLDGGDFSVTKRNLHQVGLGDSTRLRLSPGLYAKASYEWATRLPRPDEFFGNGLLIIENLTLKPETSHNINLGLTYETRETAVGDFRANVTGFGRLADQLIVLIGQPSYFVYQNVFAARALGVSGAAGWVSPGNYFSLDGNATWQDFRNTSSEGTYGSFVDKRIPNQPYMWANGSARFQLSQLISPRDELALTWNTRYIHEFFRAWEGVGQVDTKDVIDSQWVHSLSLTYVTRSDTATLTWSADVQNLTDARAYDFYGVQRPGRSLFAKLTVEFGN from the coding sequence ATGCCGAAGCTCCTGGAGTTCGTCGAAGCGGCCTACCCTGCCCAAGCGAAGCAGGACCGCCTCGAGGCCAAGGTCGCCCTGCGGCTGACCCTGGACGCCCAGGGCACTGTCACGACGGCAGAGGTTCTCGGACCCATCGGCCACGGCTTCGATGAGGCGGCCCGTGAGGCAGCCCTCCGCTTCCGGTTCGAGCCCGCGAAGCGGAACGGAACGCCGGTGCCCTCCCGCATCGTCTATCCCTATGAGTTTCGCCTGCCCCCGCCTCCCCCCTCCGGCACGCAGGACTCAAGCCCTCCAGCCGCCACGGAGCCTTCCGATTCTTCCTTCGAGGAGACCATCGAAGTCACGGACGCGGGCGAATCGGTGGCTCAGCGGCGGCGTCAGTCCGCCGAAGCCGTGCAGGTGCTCGAGGTTGGCACCGTCCAACGCGAAGCCGTGGATCTTGGCGAGGCACTGGCCCGAACGGAGGGCGTGTCCGTGCGGCGCACAGGCGGACTGGGCAGTACCTCGCGGTTTTCCCTCGCGGGGTTCACGGACGAGCAGATCCGCTTCTTCATCGATGGTGTTCCGCTGGAGCTTGCGGGCTACGGCGCCGGACTCGCCAATGTCCCGGTCAATCTCATCCAGCGTGCCGAAACCTACAACGGCGTTGTTCCCATCCGATTCGGCGCCGATGCCTTGGGGGGGGCGGTTCACCTCGAGACCGATCAAGACTTCCAGGGCACGCGGGCCTCCGCCTCGTATGAGCTTGGCTCGTACGACACGCACCGGCTCACGGCCAGCGTCCGGCACTTGCACGAACCCACGGGGTTTCTCTTCCGGGCCAACGGCTATTTCGATGACACCCAGAACGATTACCTCGTCGATGTGAATGCCGTAGCCGCCGATGGCTCGGGCAGACCCCTGCGCGTGCGCGTCCACCGGTTCCATGATGCCTACCGGGCAGGAGGCGCGGGCATTGAGACTGGCTTCGTGGATCAATCCTGGGCCAGACGTCTGCTGCTCCGCATCTTCACGGGCACCTATGACAAGGAGCTCCAGAACGATGTCGAGATGAGCAACCCCTATGGCGAAGTGGAGTACGGGGAGACGTCCGGAGGCGCTACCCTGCGCTTCGAGCAGATCTTCTCGAATGGGCTCTCGGCGAACGTGATCGCAGGTTACACCTACCGCCGCAATCACTTCACGGACCTCAGCAAGTGTGTCTACGACTGGTACGGGCGCTGCGTCTTCGTGCGGGACGGGCAGCCAGGAGTCATCGAAGACCGCCCCGTGGAGCGAGTCATCGGCCAGCACACCGGGTTTGCACGGCTGAACCTGGGTTGGAACGTCACCCCCCTGCAGAAACTCCGCTTGTCCCTCGCCCCCACGGTCGTGGACCGGGCCGGTGAAGACCGGCAGCTCCAAGCGGCCCAACAGCTCGACCCACTCGACGGTGAACGCAATCTGTTCAACCTGGTCAGCGGCGTGGAATATGAACTCGATGCTTTCGAGGATCGCCTCGAGAATATTCTGTTCGTCAAGGATTACCTCCAGCGGGCTTACGGCGAGAAGCCGCTCGACGGCGGTGACTTCTCCGTCACGAAACGAAACCTGCACCAGGTGGGGCTGGGTGACAGCACCCGTCTGCGCCTGTCACCGGGGCTCTACGCCAAGGCCTCGTACGAGTGGGCCACACGCCTGCCCCGTCCAGACGAGTTCTTCGGCAATGGATTGCTCATCATTGAAAACCTCACCCTGAAACCTGAAACCAGCCACAACATCAACCTCGGGCTCACGTACGAAACCCGTGAAACCGCCGTGGGGGATTTCCGGGCCAATGTGACAGGGTTTGGGCGCTTGGCCGATCAGCTTATCGTTCTCATTGGCCAGCCCAGCTATTTCGTCTATCAGAATGTCTTCGCGGCCCGCGCCCTGGGTGTCTCCGGAGCTGCGGGCTGGGTCTCTCCAGGCAATTACTTCTCGCTCGATGGCAACGCCACCTGGCAGGACTTCCGCAACACCTCCAGCGAAGGGACTTACGGCTCCTTCGTGGACAAGCGCATCCCCAACCAGCCCTACATGTGGGCCAACGGCAGTGCCCGCTTCCAGCTCAGCCAACTGATAAGCCCCCGCGATGAACTCGCGCTCACCTGGAACACGCGTTACATCCATGAGTTCTTCCGGGCCTGGGAAGGGGTAGGGCAGGTTGACACCAAGGATGTGATTGATTCCCAATGGGTGCACTCACTCTCGCTCACCTATGTCACCCGGAGCGATACCGCCACGCTGACATGGTCAGCCGACGTCCAGAACCTGACCGACGCCCGGGCGTATGACTTTTACGGCGTTCAGCGCCCCGGACGCAGCCTGTTCGCCAAGCTCACAGTGGAGTTTGGAAATTGA
- a CDS encoding MxcI protein, translating into MNLSMTLRSVRWLAMVLALPLIAACGDDEDPTPTDPTDPVNPASQYAIVTQTTVDGASTSYIAVTSTLDRTEPLSLANAIEVKGRALVFGPPKKDYFFVSSGSTVVRYNLTTEGAPQKGETVSFQGQGVTDITEYQHQFRFVSETKAYFFDGSTSQVIIWNPTAMTVTGVLPFSDAKIDNTVMSFSSQPLEVANQVIIPLGWRPSTGTTLTKQAGVLVVNPANDSLKFVKKTFKENEGCGYVRDGVVGADGKIYLSTEAYGAASYRVHRDDPTMLKPCLLRFDPQTGAFDDNFFVDLTTLTNGVAAGSVLQGPGGKTYLRVFDDAAYGSPVTKDSVPRVLASAVAWKWWNIKLDTLTATPVDTLPAAMGSTFLFPANDRLLFTNFTSNSQTELRELTDESGKVATVTPGRTFSFLQVR; encoded by the coding sequence ATGAACCTCTCGATGACGCTTCGTTCCGTACGTTGGCTCGCCATGGTGCTGGCCCTTCCCCTGATCGCTGCTTGCGGCGATGACGAAGATCCCACCCCGACGGACCCGACGGACCCCGTTAATCCCGCTTCGCAGTACGCCATCGTGACCCAGACCACCGTGGATGGGGCCTCGACGAGCTATATCGCCGTGACGAGCACGCTGGATCGCACTGAGCCGCTTTCCCTGGCGAATGCCATCGAGGTGAAGGGCCGGGCGCTCGTGTTCGGCCCGCCGAAAAAGGACTACTTCTTCGTGAGCTCCGGCTCAACGGTCGTCCGCTACAACCTGACGACCGAGGGGGCTCCGCAGAAGGGCGAAACCGTCAGCTTCCAGGGCCAAGGGGTCACGGATATCACGGAGTACCAGCACCAGTTCCGGTTCGTCTCCGAGACCAAGGCCTACTTCTTCGACGGTTCGACCTCTCAGGTCATTATTTGGAACCCCACGGCCATGACGGTCACGGGCGTCCTCCCCTTCAGTGACGCCAAGATCGACAACACGGTGATGTCTTTCTCGTCGCAGCCACTGGAAGTCGCCAACCAGGTCATCATCCCGCTGGGCTGGCGCCCGAGCACGGGGACCACACTGACCAAGCAGGCCGGTGTCCTCGTCGTGAACCCCGCCAATGACTCGTTGAAGTTCGTGAAGAAGACCTTCAAGGAGAACGAGGGGTGCGGCTACGTGCGTGACGGCGTCGTGGGCGCCGACGGGAAGATCTACCTGTCCACGGAGGCCTACGGCGCGGCGTCGTACCGGGTCCACCGGGATGACCCGACCATGCTCAAGCCGTGCCTGCTCAGGTTCGATCCTCAGACGGGCGCGTTCGATGACAACTTCTTCGTGGACCTCACCACGTTGACCAACGGCGTTGCCGCCGGCTCGGTGCTGCAGGGGCCGGGTGGAAAGACCTACCTGCGCGTCTTCGACGACGCCGCCTACGGCAGCCCGGTCACGAAGGACTCCGTGCCCCGCGTCCTGGCGAGCGCCGTCGCGTGGAAGTGGTGGAACATCAAGCTCGACACCCTGACGGCAACCCCCGTCGACACGCTCCCGGCGGCCATGGGAAGCACCTTCCTCTTTCCCGCCAATGACCGGCTGCTCTTCACCAACTTCACGAGCAACTCCCAGACGGAGCTGCGCGAGTTGACGGACGAGAGCGGCAAGGTGGCAACCGTCACGCCGGGCCGCACCTTCTCCTTCCTCCAGGTGCGCTAA
- the mxcK gene encoding myxochelin export MFS transporter MxcK — protein MSASSSPGSERGLLWMLAAVQFSHLMDFMIVMPLGPDFMRLFGISAAQFGVLVSAYTLASAVMGLLGVLWLDRFDRKRTLLALYAGFIAATLMCGAAQSHTALLVARTLAGACAGLMGAVVMAIIGDLVPPERRGRAIGTVMTSMGLSAVVGVPLGLGLASLWGWRTPFWAIGALASTVWLCLWKVLPTINRHLSASREQAPGSALTSLWTPSLALGWLLTFSVVVSSFLLIPYLSPYMVGNLGLSSAHLPWVYLGGGAATLLCTRWVGRMTDRHGPVRVLASLLIGTMVPHLLFTHLPPSPFPVVALVFALFMSLTSSRVIPTIALIASRVPPSVRGRYLAVNMAASDGASGIAAWMSGLMISTAPGGALEGFGQTGWIAVAVSVFTLGILWTFGRSAVRLSAAPT, from the coding sequence GTGAGCGCGTCGTCCTCACCGGGTTCCGAGCGCGGATTGCTGTGGATGCTGGCGGCCGTGCAGTTCAGCCACCTCATGGACTTCATGATCGTGATGCCGCTCGGCCCGGACTTCATGCGGCTGTTCGGCATCTCGGCCGCGCAGTTCGGGGTGCTGGTCTCCGCCTATACGCTGGCCTCGGCGGTGATGGGGCTGCTGGGCGTGCTGTGGCTGGACCGGTTCGATCGGAAACGGACGTTGCTGGCCCTCTACGCCGGGTTCATTGCCGCCACGCTGATGTGCGGCGCCGCGCAGAGCCACACCGCATTGCTCGTGGCGAGAACGCTCGCTGGGGCTTGCGCGGGGCTCATGGGCGCGGTCGTCATGGCCATCATCGGAGATCTGGTGCCACCGGAGCGCCGTGGCCGTGCCATCGGCACGGTGATGACCTCGATGGGCCTGTCCGCGGTGGTGGGCGTGCCCCTGGGCCTTGGACTTGCCAGCCTCTGGGGCTGGCGGACGCCTTTCTGGGCCATTGGCGCGCTCGCCAGCACCGTGTGGCTTTGCCTCTGGAAGGTCCTGCCCACGATCAACCGGCATCTCTCCGCGTCCCGGGAGCAAGCTCCGGGCAGCGCGCTCACCTCTCTTTGGACGCCCAGCCTCGCCCTGGGCTGGCTGCTGACCTTCAGTGTGGTGGTCTCCAGCTTCCTTTTGATTCCGTACCTGAGCCCTTACATGGTGGGAAACCTGGGACTGAGTTCCGCGCATCTGCCCTGGGTGTACCTGGGTGGGGGCGCGGCCACCCTGCTGTGCACGCGCTGGGTCGGCCGCATGACGGATCGTCACGGTCCCGTGCGTGTCCTGGCCTCCCTGCTGATCGGCACGATGGTGCCCCACCTGCTGTTCACGCACCTGCCGCCCTCTCCATTTCCCGTGGTCGCCCTGGTCTTCGCCCTGTTCATGTCCCTGACCTCCAGCCGAGTCATTCCGACCATCGCCCTGATTGCCTCCCGCGTGCCGCCCTCGGTCCGTGGGCGCTACCTCGCGGTCAACATGGCCGCGAGCGATGGGGCCTCGGGAATCGCAGCGTGGATGAGCGGATTGATGATCTCGACGGCCCCCGGAGGCGCGCTGGAGGGCTTTGGCCAGACCGGCTGGATCGCGGTGGCCGTCTCCGTCTTCACGCTCGGCATTCTCTGGACGTTCGGACGCAGCGCCGTCCGGTTGAGCGCCGCGCCGACTTGA
- the mxcL gene encoding myxochelin B biosynthesis transaminase MxcL: MNTPSRKHPSLPRPIQGEMKLENSNRLLAEAKRLVPGVTFSMMKRPEHFAPESFPVYLARGQGALVDDVDGQQYIDYIGGLGANMLGHNHPAVVGAIRKHLEEGLIHSLPTPIELSATQTLVEMIPGAEMARFFKTGADATSAAMRLARIITGKERIITVGYNGWHDHFMVGTPGVPAVMSQYTIRMPLFTPQDETALLASIGENAKQLAAVLISIPFNRCLSREFMHQLRAACTAHEVLMVQDEVITGFRLARGGAQEFFDVKADFVCLSKALAAGMPLSAVAGPAKYLSKLGGMEVQVSTTFGGEMLSLAVCEATLKEYRKGGYIENLSALGSRLRTGVNAHAEKTGSPLRVLGYDAIPFFLFDKNPVEHAKKMQPFQAGMARRGILLRRDVNFIAAVHTEEQIDYTIEMAGEVLQSLAKSA, translated from the coding sequence ATGAATACCCCCTCCCGGAAGCACCCCTCCCTGCCCCGTCCCATCCAGGGAGAGATGAAGCTCGAGAACTCGAACCGCCTGCTGGCCGAGGCGAAGCGGCTGGTTCCCGGCGTCACCTTCTCGATGATGAAGCGGCCCGAGCACTTCGCCCCCGAGTCGTTCCCGGTGTACCTCGCCCGGGGCCAGGGAGCATTGGTCGATGATGTCGATGGCCAGCAGTACATCGATTACATCGGCGGGCTCGGGGCCAACATGCTGGGCCACAACCACCCGGCGGTCGTGGGAGCCATTCGCAAGCACCTGGAGGAGGGGCTCATCCACTCCCTGCCCACCCCCATCGAGCTCAGCGCCACGCAGACGCTGGTCGAGATGATTCCCGGCGCGGAGATGGCGCGGTTCTTCAAGACGGGAGCGGATGCCACCTCTGCCGCGATGCGCCTGGCGCGCATCATCACCGGCAAGGAGCGCATCATCACGGTCGGCTACAACGGCTGGCATGATCACTTCATGGTCGGCACCCCCGGCGTCCCGGCGGTGATGTCCCAGTACACGATTCGCATGCCGCTCTTCACCCCGCAGGATGAGACGGCGCTGCTGGCCTCCATCGGGGAGAACGCCAAGCAGCTCGCCGCGGTGCTGATCTCCATCCCGTTCAACCGCTGTCTGAGCCGGGAGTTCATGCACCAGTTGCGCGCCGCCTGCACCGCTCACGAGGTGTTGATGGTGCAGGACGAAGTCATCACCGGCTTCCGTCTGGCACGGGGTGGCGCACAGGAGTTCTTCGACGTGAAGGCCGACTTCGTCTGCCTCTCCAAGGCCCTTGCCGCGGGCATGCCGCTCTCGGCGGTGGCCGGCCCGGCCAAGTACCTGAGCAAGCTCGGCGGCATGGAGGTCCAGGTGTCGACCACCTTCGGCGGAGAGATGTTGTCGCTGGCGGTGTGCGAGGCGACCCTCAAGGAGTACCGCAAGGGGGGCTACATCGAGAACCTCTCCGCGCTCGGCAGCCGATTGCGCACCGGCGTCAACGCGCATGCCGAGAAGACTGGCTCTCCGCTGAGGGTGCTGGGCTACGACGCCATCCCCTTCTTCCTCTTCGACAAGAACCCCGTGGAGCACGCGAAGAAGATGCAGCCGTTCCAGGCGGGCATGGCGCGCCGGGGCATCCTGCTGCGCCGCGATGTGAACTTCATCGCCGCGGTGCACACCGAGGAGCAGATCGACTACACGATCGAGATGGCGGGTGAGGTGCTGCAATCCCTCGCCAAGTCCGCCTGA